AGTAAAATAAAAGCTGGAGGACGCAGGCAAATGAAAGAATTCAACCGTACGGCCTGGCTGAAAGCCGGCATTCTTGCGGTACTGGCGGCGCTTTATTTTTTCGTGGAACCGCTGCAGGCCGCGGTGAAGCGGGTCGTATTCATCCTTTCGACGGTTGACGTTGCAGCCGTGAAGCACTACATCCTTTCCTTTGGAATATGGGCGCCGGTTGCCTCTTTTACCCTGATGGTGTTCCAGTCCGTAATGGCCCCTTTGCCGGCCTTTGTCATTACTTTTGCCAACGCGGCCCTTTTCGGCTGGGCCAGGGGGGCCGTCCTGTCCTGGTCCAGCGCCATGTGCGGCGCGGCCGTATGTTACTGGATCGCCCGTTTTTACGGGAGGTCTGCTGTGGAAAGGCTTACCAGCAAGCTTGCCCTGGAAGAGGTTGACCGCTTTTTTGAGCGTTACGGCAAATACGCTATTATCGTAGCGCGCCTTTTGCCCTTTGTCTCATTTGACGTGGTCAGCTACGCGGCAGGGCTTACCTCAATTGGCTTTTGGGAATTTTTCTGGGCCACCGGCCTGGGCCAGCTGCCGGCCACCCTGGTGTATTCATATGTTGGAGACATGCTGGTGGGCAGCGTGCGCACCTTCGTGTTCGGGCTGTTAACCTTGTTCTCGCTCGGCATTGTCGCAGCCGCGGCAAGAAAATTCTACCGGGACAGGCACAACAGGCAGCCCGCCCGGGTGGCCGAATCGCCCGGCGAAAAGTAAGGATGCCGTTTGGACCTATGAGCAGAAAATTCCAAAAAGAACAAAGAATTCTCGGCAATTCCTTTTGGGGAGGCCTGCCAGCTTTTTTCCTGTCGGTAGCGGGGTTTGTAGCCGGCTCCCTATACGCTTATGCCGCAGGCCTGGTTTTGGGCTTGATCCCGTCGAACCTGGGCTGGTTCAGAGCGGAAAGGGTGGAGAGTTTTATTTCCGGGTACGGGCACTACGCCGCCCTTTTGTTTTACGCAATTCCCTTCCCGCCTCTGGGCCTGGTAAGTTATCTGGCCGGGTTTCTGGCCCTGGATATTAAAAAATTCCTGCTGGCATGTATTATTGGGCAAATTCTGGGGTATTTCTGGTGCCTGCGCCTTTAAAACCGGCGCAGTTCAGATATCTGCCATGAATTCTCTGGCCGGTAAGAGGGGGTGAAGTATTTAATGTTTTAAAAACCGGTTTTTGCCATAAAAAATAAATTTTACAAGCAAGGGAGTGCAAAATGTGAACAGGTTGTTAAGAATGAGCAAAAACAGGCGTATTTTTGTTTATCTGGCGGTTATCGGCGTCTTGTTGTTCCTGGTCCTTGTTGCGGCCGGTTGCGGCGGCAAAACTGCAGGCACTGCGCCGCCCAAAGAAGTCAAGCCGCTGGACAAGGAGATGGAGCCGTACTATGTGGACGTCGCCTGGCTGAAGGAAAATTTGAGCAAGGTTGTGGTTTTAGATGCCAGGTCGGAAAAAGAGTATAACGAGGGGCACATACCGGGGGCCATAAATGTGACCTGGCAGTCCCTGTCGAACATGACCCCGAAGCAAGGTGAAGTCGGCTGGGGAGTAGTTCTGCCACAGGAGGAACTGGCCAAGAAAATTGGCAGTTTTGGCATAGACGGGAGCAAGCCCGTCATCATCTATAACGATCCCAAAGGCCTGGGCGAAGAGGGCAGGGTTCTCTGGATGCTCAGAATTGCCGGTTTAAAAGACTCCAGAATGCTGAACGGCGGCTTCCCCGCCTGGAAGGCGGGCGGCGGGGAAATAAGCAAAGAAGTTCCCGCCGTCAAGCCGGTTGATTTTAAGATTACCTCGCCCGACAACTCTTTGCTGGCCACAACGGATTATATCCGGAACAACATGTCAAAAATCAAGCTGGTCGACGCCCGTTCCATCGAAGAGTACACCGGTAAAACCAATCATGGAGAAAAGGCGCTCGGCCACATTCCGGGGGCGATAAGCATACCCTACAATAATGCCTATAACAGCGACGGCACCATTAAGA
The window above is part of the Pelotomaculum thermopropionicum SI genome. Proteins encoded here:
- a CDS encoding uncharacterized conserved protein yields the protein MKEFNRTAWLKAGILAVLAALYFFVEPLQAAVKRVVFILSTVDVAAVKHYILSFGIWAPVASFTLMVFQSVMAPLPAFVITFANAALFGWARGAVLSWSSAMCGAAVCYWIARFYGRSAVERLTSKLALEEVDRFFERYGKYAIIVARLLPFVSFDVVSYAAGLTSIGFWEFFWATGLGQLPATLVYSYVGDMLVGSVRTFVFGLLTLFSLGIVAAAARKFYRDRHNRQPARVAESPGEK
- a CDS encoding hypothetical membrane protein; translation: MPFGPMSRKFQKEQRILGNSFWGGLPAFFLSVAGFVAGSLYAYAAGLVLGLIPSNLGWFRAERVESFISGYGHYAALLFYAIPFPPLGLVSYLAGFLALDIKKFLLACIIGQILGYFWCLRL
- the SseA gene encoding rhodanese-related sulfurtransferase, producing the protein MNRLLRMSKNRRIFVYLAVIGVLLFLVLVAAGCGGKTAGTAPPKEVKPLDKEMEPYYVDVAWLKENLSKVVVLDARSEKEYNEGHIPGAINVTWQSLSNMTPKQGEVGWGVVLPQEELAKKIGSFGIDGSKPVIIYNDPKGLGEEGRVLWMLRIAGLKDSRMLNGGFPAWKAGGGEISKEVPAVKPVDFKITSPDNSLLATTDYIRNNMSKIKLVDARSIEEYTGKTNHGEKALGHIPGAISIPYNNAYNSDGTIKSIAELKEIFSKAGLDPSDDIVVYCTVGIRSGFLTEILRMCGYEKAKNYNASFSEWAGLGLPVEK